In Acropora palmata chromosome 7, jaAcrPala1.3, whole genome shotgun sequence, one genomic interval encodes:
- the LOC141886652 gene encoding uncharacterized protein LOC141886652 isoform X1: MVSTLCCGFKKSFGSSHVSNPDGGCPSQGEHPISNPVQCTEEHDVEQETKIPITPTKGKTRAPIQCTEGTSTGKEFQGKVSVEVSVVAGDKELKVKTKVRFPEKSNGMERMGNDAI, translated from the exons ATGGTTTCAACATTGTGTTGCGGATTTAAAAAGTCATTTGGGTCTTCTCACGTTTCCAATCCTGACGGAGGTTGTCCTAGCCAAGGTGAACATCCAATCTCGA ATCCGGTACAATGTACAGAAGAACATGACGTAGAGCAGGAAACAAAGATCCCAATAACACCGACGAAAGGCAAGACACGAG CACCAATCCAATGCACAGAGGGAACATCCACAGGAAAGGAATTTCAGGGCAAAGTCTCCGTAGAGGTATCTGTGGTTGCCGGAGACAAGGAGCTGAAGGTGAAGACCAAGGTCCGCTTTCCTGAAAAGAGTAATGGTATGGAAAGAATGGGAAACGATGCGATTTGA
- the LOC141886652 gene encoding uncharacterized protein LOC141886652 isoform X2, translating to MVSTLCCGFKKSFGSSHVSNPDGGCPSQDPVQCTEEHDVEQETKIPITPTKGKTRAPIQCTEGTSTGKEFQGKVSVEVSVVAGDKELKVKTKVRFPEKSNGMERMGNDAI from the exons ATGGTTTCAACATTGTGTTGCGGATTTAAAAAGTCATTTGGGTCTTCTCACGTTTCCAATCCTGACGGAGGTTGTCCTAGCCAAG ATCCGGTACAATGTACAGAAGAACATGACGTAGAGCAGGAAACAAAGATCCCAATAACACCGACGAAAGGCAAGACACGAG CACCAATCCAATGCACAGAGGGAACATCCACAGGAAAGGAATTTCAGGGCAAAGTCTCCGTAGAGGTATCTGTGGTTGCCGGAGACAAGGAGCTGAAGGTGAAGACCAAGGTCCGCTTTCCTGAAAAGAGTAATGGTATGGAAAGAATGGGAAACGATGCGATTTGA
- the LOC141886647 gene encoding uncharacterized protein LOC141886647 yields the protein MFRFKKDDMIRLIRALEIPRLYTGYQGSVCTGMEALMILLRRLAYPNRWCDLVDIFGRAEPELSIIFNMIVDDIYTRFYHLLNNLDLVWLDPAHFAQVIHQKGAPLDQCWGFIDGTALQIARPLQNQHVMFSGHKRFHCLKFQSVIAPNGLIAHLFGPIEGKRHDAFMLGVSGLLPQLQRITKPNGDPYVIYGDPAYGISRHIISPFRGAQLTPLQQQFNSEMSKVRISVEWGFGKISQFFAYLDFHKNLKVLLQPVGKYYVVGALLTNCHTYLHGSVTSSFFGLEPPSLESYLSNI from the exons ATGTTTAG ATTTAAGAAAGATGACATGATACGCCTTATCAGAGCTTTAGAAATTCCTAGGCTCTATACTGGTTATCAGGGCTCTGTCTGCACTGGGATGGAAGCCCTGATGATTTTGCTTCGTAGACTGGCATATCCCAACAGATGGTGTGATCTGGTTGACATCTTTGGAAGGGCTGAGCCTGAACTTAGCATAATTTTTAACAtg ATTGTAGATGACATCTACACTCGGTTTTATCATCTACTGAATAACTTGGACTTGGTATGGCTAGATCCAGCACACTTTGCTCAAGTTATACATCAGAAGGGAGCTCCACTGGACCAGTGCTGGGGTTTCATAGATGGGACTGCCCTACAGATAGCTagacctttgcaaaatcagcATGTCATGTTCAGTGGGCACAAACGATTCCACTGCTTAAAATTTCAG TCTGTTATTGCACCCAATGGATTGATTGCCCACCTTTTTGGACCTATCGAGGGAAAGAGGCATGATGCTTTTATGTTAGGTGTCAGTGGCCTACTACCACAACTTCAAAGGATAACTAAACCTAATGGCGATCCTTATGTGATCTACGGTGACCCAGCATATGGGATATCAAGGCATATCATTTCTCCATTTCGAGGTGCACAACTAACACCACTACAGCAACAGTTCAACAGTGAGATGAGCAAAGTTCGTATAAGTGTTGAATGGGGATTTGGTAaaatttcacaattttttgCATACCTAGATTTTCACAAGAACTTGAAAGTCCTTCTGCAACCTGTGGGGAAGTATTATGTAGTTGGAGCACTCTTAACTAACTGTCATACATACTTACATGGTTCTGTTACAAGTTCGTTTTTTGGACTGGAACCCCCCTCTCTTGAATCATATCTATCCAATATCTAG
- the LOC141886653 gene encoding uncharacterized protein LOC141886653, producing the protein MFATLEKRLSGGTSSDNSDGDNEDDDGALGSAHCAKGSKKKPRQRASKMSALDMLSKKTNRKFEIKEQELEVRRMELEFQKRKYEAEAEERQARLELDREERKTILELHKDRLS; encoded by the exons ATGTTTGCTACTTTAGAGAAACGTTTAAGTGGTGGCACATCAAGCGATAATAGTGATGGCGacaatgaagatgatgatggtgCACTGGGATCTGCCCATTGTGCGAAAG GATCTAAAAAAAAGCCACGCCAAAGGGCAAGTAAGATGTCAGCTTTAGATATGCTTTCCAAGAAAACAAATCGGAAgtttgaaatcaaagaacAGGAGCTGGAGGTGAGAAGGATGGAGCTTgaatttcagaaaagaaaatatgaagcAGAGGCTGAAGAGAGACAAGCAAGATTAGAATTAGATAGGGAGGAAAGAAAGACTATACTGGAACTTCATAAGGATCGTTTAAGTTGA
- the LOC141886646 gene encoding proliferation-associated protein 2G4-like, whose product MAGRGSDSDSEDEEPTIAEESVVTKYKSAGEIANRILRKIIEASTAGSTVCSLCQLGDKLILEETSKVFKKEKAMKKGIAFPTCISVNNCVCHFSPLLSEAAVILKDGDIVKIDLGVHIDGFIAVVGHTVVVGASKENKVTGRKADVIQAAYLASELAQRLVKAGNENFTVTDQIQKVAEAFQCKPVEGMLSHELKRNMIDGEKAIIQNPTDQQRRDHAKCEFSIYDVFAIDILMSTGNGQAKEKDTRTTIFKRTENTYNLKMKASRVFLNEVSNKYTSMPFTLRLFQDEKKAKMGLVECLKHGLVEPFSVFWEKEGEYVAQFKFTLLLMPNGGCRITEGPFDPEVIQSEYSIQDEEIKALLATSTDEKVLQEKKEQAMSEANKAIEALLKKGSTSEK is encoded by the exons ATGGCAGGCAGAGGAAGTGATTCAGACTCCGAAGACGAAGAACCTACTATTGCTGAAGAAAGTGTTGTCACGAAATACAAGTCGGCGGGGGAAATTGCAAACC GTATTCTCAGAAAGATAATTGAGGCTTCAACTGCTGGTTCCACAGTTTGTTCTCTGTGCCAGCTAGGAGATAAGCTTATTTTGGAAGAAACTAGCAAAGttttcaagaaagaaaaggcaaTGAAGAAAG GTATAGCTTTTCCCACCTGCATCTCTGTTAACAACTgtgtttgtcatttttcacCTCTGCTGAGTGAAGCGGCTGTCATCTTGAAGGATGGAGACATTGTAAAAAT agacCTGGGTGTTCATATTGATGGTTTTATCGCTGTAGTAGGACACACAGTCGTTGTTGGAGCTTCAAAA GAAAATAAAGTAACCGGGCGAAAAGCAGACGTGATCCAAGCAGCATATCTTGCTTCtgaattagcacaaagactTGTCAAGGCAGGTAATGAG AACTTCACAGTCACAGATCAAATACAAAAAGTTGCAGAGGCATTTCAATGCAAACCTGTTGAAG GTATGTTATCCcatgaactgaaaagaaatatgaTTGATGGTGAAAAAGCTATAATTCAGAACCCCACAGATCAACAAAG GAGAGACCACGCAAAGTGCGAATTTTCCATCTATGACGTATTTGCAATTGACATCCTAATGAGTACAGGAAATGGGCAGGCCAAAGAAAAGGACACTCGAACAACCATCTTTAAAAGGACCGAAAACACatataatttgaaaatgaaggcATCCAGAG TTTTCTTGAATGAAGTTAGCAACAAATACACTAGCATGCCATTTACACTAAG ATTATTTCAAGATGAAAAGAAGGCTAAAATGGGTCTTGTGGAATGTTTAAAACATGGGCTTGTAGAAcctttcagtgttttttgggAGAAAGAAG GTGAATATGTGGCACAGTTCAAATTTACATTGTTGCTCATGCCAAATGGAGGCTGCAG GATAACAGAAGGACCGTTTGATCCAGAAGTAATTCAATCGGAGTATTCAATACAGGACGAAGAGATAAAG GCTCTCCTAGCAACGTCAACAGATGAGAAGGTTCTCCAGGAGAAGAAAGAGCAG GCCATGAGTGAAGCAAATAAGGCTATTGAGGCATTGCTCAAGAAAGGCAGCACATCTGAGAAATAA